A genomic stretch from Streptomyces venezuelae ATCC 10712 includes:
- a CDS encoding FAD-dependent monooxygenase, which produces MEQHHAVVVGAGIGGLTAAVALHRSGRRVTVLERAADLAPVGAGIALAPNAQRALDVIGLGDRVRDLAAWQGDGGMRTPGGRWLARTDAGAAAARFGGPLVLLHRATLVEILTSALPEGTVRTGAAATLVDPGDDHRPARLGTPDGEIEAELVVAADGVRSATRHALFPGHPGPRYSGCTTWRVVVPAPERPFAPHETWGAGRLWGTQPLKDGRIYAYAMATAPAGGRAPDDEKAELLRRFGDWHHPVPEILAAVDPGQVLRHDVHHLPDPLPAFHRGRVALVGDAAHAMMPSLGQGGNQAIEDAVVLAHHAGSAPDFVPGRALAAYTADRLPRTTAIVRKAARTGALTMLSARPAVALRATLVGAVSRLGPGFVLRGFDGIADWRPPVAPNRSA; this is translated from the coding sequence ATGGAACAGCACCACGCCGTCGTCGTCGGAGCCGGTATCGGCGGCCTCACCGCCGCCGTCGCCCTCCACCGGAGCGGCCGCCGGGTCACCGTCCTGGAGCGGGCCGCCGACCTCGCCCCCGTCGGCGCGGGCATCGCCCTCGCCCCCAACGCCCAGCGGGCCCTGGACGTGATCGGCCTCGGCGACCGCGTCCGGGACCTCGCCGCCTGGCAGGGCGACGGCGGAATGCGCACCCCCGGGGGCCGTTGGCTCGCCCGCACCGATGCCGGGGCCGCCGCCGCCCGTTTCGGCGGGCCCCTCGTGCTCCTCCACCGGGCGACCCTCGTCGAGATCCTCACCTCCGCCCTCCCCGAGGGAACCGTACGCACCGGCGCGGCCGCCACGCTCGTCGACCCCGGCGACGACCATCGTCCGGCCCGGCTCGGCACTCCCGACGGCGAGATCGAGGCGGAACTCGTCGTCGCCGCCGACGGCGTCCGCTCCGCCACCCGGCACGCCCTCTTCCCCGGGCACCCCGGCCCCCGCTACTCGGGCTGCACCACCTGGCGGGTCGTCGTCCCCGCCCCCGAGCGCCCCTTCGCCCCGCACGAGACCTGGGGCGCCGGACGCCTGTGGGGCACCCAACCCCTCAAGGACGGCCGGATCTACGCCTACGCCATGGCCACCGCCCCCGCCGGCGGGCGCGCCCCCGACGACGAGAAGGCCGAACTCCTGCGGCGCTTCGGCGACTGGCACCATCCCGTCCCCGAGATCCTCGCCGCCGTCGACCCGGGCCAGGTCCTGCGCCACGACGTCCACCACCTGCCCGACCCGCTCCCGGCCTTCCACCGGGGCCGGGTCGCCCTCGTCGGCGACGCCGCGCACGCGATGATGCCCAGCCTCGGTCAGGGCGGCAACCAGGCCATCGAGGACGCCGTCGTCCTCGCCCATCACGCGGGATCCGCGCCCGACTTCGTGCCCGGCCGCGCGCTCGCCGCGTACACCGCCGACCGGCTGCCCCGTACCACCGCCATCGTCCGCAAGGCGGCCAGGACCGGCGCCCTCACCATGCTCTCCGCCCGGCCCGCCGTCGCCCTGCGCGCCACCCTCGTCGGCGCCGTCTCCCGTCTCGGCCCGGGCTTCGTCCTGCGCGGCTTCGACGGCATCGCCGACTGGCGCCCGCCGGTGGCCCCGAACCGGTCCGCGTAA
- a CDS encoding TetR/AcrR family transcriptional regulator: protein MTASTPPTALAASAAASRAPGSPDSPHSPASRADRIGDAALDLLVERGMRGLTHRAVDERAGLPQGSTSNHARTRQALLETAVRRQVQLEARVLAPDELPGARTGPTTDDEGEGEATAGAATGAGAGATADSEAKATADTEAATDQADPRLRTAALADALSLALHRYLTDHRALLVSRYELALEATRRPELRTFFDAAGSAFRDPLVAMTTAAGSPEPERHALSLVAWCEGLMFSCAAGSFHAAVPSRAELRTGFEELLRGMLGSR from the coding sequence ATGACCGCATCGACCCCACCGACCGCCTTGGCCGCCTCGGCCGCCGCCTCCCGTGCCCCCGGCTCCCCGGACTCCCCCCACTCCCCTGCCTCACGGGCGGACCGGATCGGCGACGCGGCCCTCGACCTCCTCGTGGAGCGCGGCATGCGGGGCCTGACGCATCGCGCGGTGGACGAGCGGGCGGGGCTGCCGCAGGGGTCGACGTCGAACCACGCCCGCACCCGTCAGGCCCTCCTGGAGACGGCCGTACGGCGCCAGGTCCAGCTGGAGGCGCGGGTGCTGGCCCCGGACGAACTGCCGGGCGCCCGGACCGGCCCGACCACCGACGACGAGGGCGAGGGCGAGGCCACCGCCGGCGCCGCCACCGGTGCCGGGGCCGGGGCCACCGCCGACTCGGAGGCCAAGGCCACCGCCGACACCGAGGCCGCCACCGACCAAGCCGACCCGCGCCTCCGCACCGCAGCCCTCGCGGACGCCCTCTCCCTCGCCCTGCACCGCTACCTCACCGACCACCGCGCACTGCTCGTCTCGCGCTACGAACTGGCCCTGGAGGCAACCCGCCGCCCCGAACTCCGCACCTTCTTCGACGCCGCCGGTTCCGCCTTCCGCGACCCGCTGGTCGCGATGACGACGGCGGCCGGATCACCGGAGCCCGAGCGGCACGCGCTCTCCCTCGTCGCCTGGTGCGAGGGGCTGATGTTCTCCTGCGCCGCCGGCTCCTTCCACGCGGCCGTACCGAGCCGCGCCGAACTGCGGACCGGCTTCGAGGAGTTGCTGCGGGGCATGCTCGGGAGCCGGTGA